From a single Pyxidicoccus xibeiensis genomic region:
- the lon gene encoding endopeptidase La: protein MSDEKKKGSSASAMPTAMAPPGLINKEDIPQVLPILPLRNSVFFPGGVLPLAVGRQKTIALIKDAVRDDQVIGVVTQRRAEEEDPGASDLYTMGTVARIVKLLKMGEDNYSLVVQGLARFRVVELVQEAPYLKARVDAVEDKTSSENVEVEALGINLKKLAREVIELMPELPAAATELVESITHPGHLADLIAANVDVPIEEKQAVLETVDLKARMKLVLELLNRKREILKLSNKIDSAVKGEMSKTQREYYLRQQLKAIKEELGEMGEEEEELDELQERLKKAGLPPDVEKVAQKELNRLKTIPAASSEYTVSRTYLDWIADLPWSKISEDNLDIENARQQLDKDHFGIKKVKKRILEYLAVRKLKNDMRGPILCLVGPPGVGKTSLGQSVAKATGRKFVRLSLGGVRDEAEIRGHRRTYVGALPGRFIQSMKKAGTKNPVMMLDEIDKLGADFRGDPSAALLEVLDPEQNNSFSDHYLDVAFDLSKVMFVATANQLDPIPGPLRDRMEIIELTGYTFEEKQSIARIHLVPKQLKEHGLNGDHIEITDEALLTLTTSYTREAGVRNLERRIADICRAVAVEVAGGKMEKQTINSDRVKEILGPETFYSEVAERTEVPGVATGLAWTAAGGDLLFIEATKMAGKGGMTLTGQLGDVMKESATAALSYLRSKAEQLGINPNFLEKTDLHLHFPAGSIPKDGPSAGVTILTALTSLLTGIRVRHDTAMTGEATLRGLVLPVGGIKEKVLAAHRAGIKRVILPERCRKDLIDVPDQARNELEFIFVTHMDEVLKAALETVPVPTSAPGGSGGDQGKEAPLAPKAAEPEVRA from the coding sequence ATGTCCGACGAGAAGAAGAAGGGCTCCTCAGCGAGCGCCATGCCGACCGCGATGGCGCCCCCGGGGCTCATCAACAAGGAAGACATTCCGCAGGTGCTGCCCATCCTGCCGCTGCGCAACAGCGTCTTCTTCCCGGGCGGGGTTCTTCCGCTGGCCGTGGGCCGCCAGAAGACCATTGCCCTCATCAAGGACGCGGTCCGCGACGACCAGGTCATCGGTGTCGTCACGCAGCGCCGCGCCGAGGAGGAGGACCCGGGCGCGTCCGACCTCTACACCATGGGCACCGTCGCCCGCATCGTGAAGCTGCTGAAGATGGGCGAGGACAACTACTCGCTCGTCGTGCAGGGCCTGGCCCGCTTCCGCGTGGTGGAGCTGGTGCAGGAGGCCCCGTACCTCAAGGCCCGCGTCGACGCAGTGGAGGACAAGACGTCCTCTGAAAACGTCGAGGTGGAGGCCCTGGGCATCAACCTCAAGAAGCTGGCGCGCGAGGTCATCGAGCTGATGCCCGAGCTGCCGGCGGCGGCCACCGAGCTGGTGGAGAGCATCACCCACCCCGGCCACCTGGCGGACCTCATCGCCGCCAACGTGGACGTGCCCATCGAGGAGAAGCAGGCCGTCCTGGAGACGGTGGACCTCAAGGCGCGGATGAAGCTCGTGCTCGAGCTGCTCAACCGCAAGCGGGAGATCCTCAAGCTCTCCAACAAGATCGACTCCGCCGTGAAGGGCGAGATGTCGAAGACCCAGCGCGAGTACTACCTGCGCCAGCAGCTCAAGGCCATCAAGGAAGAGCTGGGGGAGATGGGCGAGGAGGAGGAGGAGCTGGACGAGCTGCAGGAGCGCCTGAAGAAGGCCGGCCTGCCGCCCGACGTGGAGAAGGTGGCCCAGAAGGAGCTCAACCGCCTGAAGACGATTCCGGCGGCCTCCAGCGAGTACACCGTCTCCCGCACCTACCTGGACTGGATTGCCGACCTGCCGTGGTCCAAGATCTCCGAGGACAACCTCGACATCGAGAACGCGCGCCAGCAGCTCGACAAGGACCACTTCGGCATCAAGAAGGTGAAGAAGCGCATCCTGGAGTACCTGGCCGTCCGCAAGCTGAAGAACGACATGCGCGGCCCGATTCTCTGCCTCGTGGGTCCTCCGGGCGTCGGCAAGACGTCGCTGGGCCAGAGCGTGGCCAAGGCCACGGGCCGCAAGTTCGTGCGCCTGTCGCTGGGTGGCGTGCGTGACGAGGCGGAGATCCGCGGCCACCGGCGCACCTACGTCGGCGCGCTGCCGGGCCGGTTCATCCAGAGCATGAAGAAGGCCGGCACGAAGAACCCGGTCATGATGCTCGACGAGATCGACAAGCTCGGCGCGGATTTCCGCGGGGACCCGAGCGCGGCGCTCCTCGAGGTGCTGGACCCGGAGCAGAACAACTCGTTCAGCGACCACTACCTGGACGTGGCGTTCGACCTGTCCAAGGTGATGTTCGTCGCCACGGCGAACCAGCTCGACCCCATCCCCGGGCCGCTCCGGGACCGCATGGAGATCATCGAGCTGACGGGCTACACGTTCGAGGAGAAGCAGAGCATCGCCCGCATCCACCTGGTGCCCAAGCAGCTCAAGGAGCACGGGCTCAACGGCGACCACATCGAGATCACCGACGAGGCGCTGCTGACGCTGACCACCTCGTACACGCGAGAGGCCGGCGTGCGTAACCTCGAGCGGCGCATCGCGGACATCTGCCGCGCGGTGGCGGTGGAGGTGGCCGGCGGGAAGATGGAGAAGCAGACCATCAACTCCGACCGCGTGAAGGAGATCCTCGGGCCCGAGACGTTCTACTCGGAAGTGGCCGAGCGGACCGAGGTGCCGGGTGTGGCCACGGGCCTGGCCTGGACGGCGGCGGGTGGCGACCTGCTCTTCATCGAGGCGACCAAGATGGCGGGCAAGGGCGGCATGACGCTCACCGGCCAGCTGGGCGACGTGATGAAGGAGAGCGCCACGGCGGCGCTGAGCTACCTGCGCAGCAAGGCGGAGCAGCTCGGCATCAACCCGAACTTCCTGGAGAAGACGGACCTGCACCTGCACTTCCCGGCGGGCTCCATTCCGAAGGACGGGCCGTCGGCCGGCGTCACCATCCTCACCGCGCTCACCAGCCTGCTGACGGGCATCCGGGTGCGGCACGACACGGCGATGACGGGCGAGGCCACGCTGCGGGGCCTGGTGCTGCCGGTGGGTGGCATCAAGGAGAAGGTGCTGGCGGCGCACCGGGCGGGCATCAAGCGGGTCATCCTGCCCGAGCGGTGCCGCAAGGACCTCATCGACGTGCCGGACCAGGCGCGCAACGAGCTGGAGTTCATCTTCGTCACGCACATGGACGAGGTGCTCAAGGCCGCGCTGGAGACCGTGCCCGTCCCCACGTCGGCGCCGGGTGGCTCGGGCGGCGACCAGGGCAAGGAGGCCCCGCTGGCCCCCAAGGCGGCGGAGCCCGAGGTCCGGGCCTAG
- a CDS encoding N-acetylmuramoyl-L-alanine amidase family protein: MLGLGLALLTGLAPLGAFAQDGGSPPVPIAVWPAPGAPLTVAEVKFPAGFKKRRIYLDAGHGAEGNTGNKSVTCEDEEAFTLRVAEDLARRLEATGRFEVRLSRKSGERVPYPDRLTAAEGWGAHALLSLHSDSRGQATSWSPTPGKQCYRQDASPGFSVLWSEEAEAPLMTRRAELARALARHMGRAGFRHYDGVDYEGLYASDTAQPGVFVSRTSEPTHRRIFVLRRPTIPSVIIETHHALDFEEAARWREARTLEAFAAAVAQGLVDGLGPAAPARPGAAAQR; the protein is encoded by the coding sequence TTGCTGGGACTGGGACTCGCGTTGCTCACCGGGCTCGCGCCCCTGGGGGCCTTTGCGCAGGACGGGGGCTCGCCTCCTGTGCCCATCGCCGTCTGGCCCGCGCCGGGCGCGCCGCTCACCGTGGCGGAGGTGAAGTTCCCGGCGGGGTTCAAGAAGCGGCGCATCTACCTGGACGCGGGGCACGGCGCCGAGGGGAACACGGGCAACAAGTCCGTCACCTGCGAGGACGAGGAGGCCTTCACCCTTCGCGTGGCGGAGGACCTGGCGCGGCGGCTGGAGGCCACGGGCCGCTTCGAGGTGCGCCTCAGCCGCAAGTCGGGGGAGCGTGTCCCCTACCCTGATCGCCTCACCGCCGCCGAGGGCTGGGGCGCGCACGCGCTGCTGAGCCTGCACTCGGACTCGCGCGGCCAGGCCACGTCCTGGTCTCCCACGCCGGGAAAGCAGTGCTACCGGCAGGACGCATCACCGGGGTTCAGCGTGCTCTGGTCCGAGGAGGCCGAGGCGCCGCTCATGACCCGGCGGGCGGAGCTGGCGCGTGCGCTGGCCCGGCACATGGGGCGGGCCGGCTTCCGGCACTACGACGGCGTGGACTACGAGGGGCTCTACGCGTCCGATACCGCCCAGCCCGGCGTCTTCGTCTCGCGGACGAGCGAGCCCACGCACCGGCGCATCTTCGTGCTGCGCCGGCCGACCATCCCCTCCGTCATCATCGAGACGCACCACGCGCTCGACTTCGAGGAGGCCGCGCGGTGGCGCGAAGCGCGCACCCTGGAGGCGTTCGCCGCCGCCGTGGCTCAGGGGTTGGTGGACGGGCTCGGGCCGGCCGCACCCGCGCGCCCGGGAGCGGCGGCCCAGCGCTGA